The nucleotide sequence CAAGCCGGCCAACAAAAACTAtcaaattaacatttacaactACACATAATGTAGCCTTTAGACAAATCAATATTTACTTAATGCTTAACAGCTATCCTAAATTTTCTAAAAGTGAGAACAAATCTGTGATCTGTGACAACAAACTTCATCCTATCAGTTATGCACTAGTAAAGGGTGCcattaaatatgacaaaataatttattcataaaTGGTCCACTGTTCAATGTCAATGGGCAACCTACAAATAGAGCTTCTGATATTCACGTGTCTTGTGGttactgtttctatttttagctGTGATTTGCTATGTAAAGAACACAATGTGACATTTCTGCCTTATGATTTTGTCACAGATCGTACTTGGTAGTCCAACATGGAatcaaaatgtaacaaaatatatattacaACTAAATAATACAACTTTAAAAGTGTCGGCTGCTATCTGATGTCTAGCAAACTTCCTTGTAAACAATGACTATTGTAACATCAGTGACAATAGCAAGAACAAGCCTCTTACCATTAtggttcaaaaataaaaaattcagtCCAATCGAGTCCACAAGCAACTttcaaaaaatctaaaaacaaaatctgactACCcaagacatgcacacagagagtCGCACTGCGGCTCAGTCACTCCTTATGAACTGCGCTCAGTCTACAACCTGCTCTACAACATCTTCACAAACTCAAGCCACACCCAGATTCTCATCTGTATATAGACCAAACTGGTCGAACTGGTCCGTCAAATACTGGATAGAATGCAGAGTTTTGGTAATTTGAGACAGTCACAAGGCTGAGTCAACGTGAACAGAAACAGGATAAAAAGTTGTGAAATTCCCAAGTTTCAGTGTTGACATGGTGTAGGATGAAACTTGATAATCAGAAACAAGTTCTGAGATTTTCTTAAATGACATTGCTaacttatgtgtgtgtcttgataataaagaagaaaatcaacaaCTTTTTGCTTTTGCTGTTGTACAGGATCAGCACTatttttttggttaaatataATGCACATACCACTAAAAAAGCCACAGTATATGCAGGCACTTAGGACAATTCCTAAATCATATTCCAGTCACACAAATCTAAAATCAGTGTGATGACAAGCATCCCCAGTGTCATAACAGTGATGTAACAGCAGCATTATTACATAACAATAACTTTTAAGAATACAATATAATGCAAACAAATGAGAAGCAGGCCTACCTGGGTTTGACCGCAGACACTTTGGCGGTGCGGTTGAGGAAGACTGTGGCAGAGGGCGTTTGTGGGTTGCGGCTGGATTTCAGATGATCAGCTGGGCTTTCATTAGTGCTAACTGTAGGCTCTAAGCTGAGGGGAATGTCCTCAAATGGATTGGTGGAGTGGTGGGAGATCGGTTGATTGGGATCTTTTGAGTCACTGCGAGGGGCTGCTGTAGTTAGCTCCTCTTTAGGATGTTGCTgcacctcctcttttttctcctccttctttctgATCATTCCAAACAGAGTGGACAGCCTGTCGCTCATGGAGGCCTCCTCCTGTCgtttctgctcctctgctttGTGACGCTCCTCCTCAAGCCTCTGattctctgctgcctccagcaTCCTGCGCTCTTCCTCCTgccttcttctctcctcctcctcttccttctgtttcttcctccttGCTTCATCCTCAAGGAAgcgtctcttcctctcttgttcCTCTTGGTATCTGcgttcctcttcctcctgcagtcTCTTTGCCTCAGCCCTGtatttctcctcttcctcctgcctcTTTGCCTCTGCTATGCGCCTTTCTTCGGcctgccttctctcctcctcctcttgatGGCGCTGTTGCTCCAGTATAGCTCTATCTGTAGACTCACGCCTGTAGGTGGGGACAGGTATACTTTTAAAGGAATCTGCAGAGACATCAGAGGTGTGTTTCCGGACATCCTCTACAGAGCCTTGGCCTGAGCTGTTCAGACTGAGTGTAGATCCACTCTtggtctctgcctcctctgtgtaCACATGGCTGCCATTGATGCACAGGTTGTTCAGGTCACTGTTGCTCTGCTTGGAGCGACCCAGTAGGGAGAAAGGACCCTGAGACACCTTGCTGTCAGAGCTGCCCGTTCGCTTGTGCCCCAGAAATTTGAATTTCTTCTTAActgtggaaggagagagagtgaagcaTGACGTCAATGCTAACATGCAAAACCCCATTATTTACTTTGCAACTCTCCACATGCAGTACACAGAGTACAGAAAGGTTAAGTTACCTTCAGGAGAGTCTACATTGAGGCCAGATGAGCGGCTGCCACTGAGAGATGAGTTCTTCTCGGGAAGAGTCCCCAGTGTAGACATGGACTGGGAGATGTTACGCTGCAAGTTTGATTTGGGGGCAAAGAGGGTTTTGAgctttgatttctttttcaCCCCTGgagactgactgagtgactgtgcATCAGCCTCCCCCTCACTGTCAGTGAGGACCTGGCTGACAGAGGGGACAATGGCTGAAGCAGAGTCAGAGAAGCCGTCCTTTTTCTTCCCACGGACTTTGTCCTTCAGCTTGGAGATGCGAGAGCGCGGTTTGTCCTGCATAGAAAGGTCAAACATGCTGGCTGACATATTGTTTCTCATAAACTGGATATCTAGCAGCACCTCCCCTCTCGCCTTGTCCTCTTTCCCCGTCTTGTCCACCAGCTTGAACCAACtgcaaatgacagaaaaaatgaaataatgatagAAATCTCCTTCTTATAAGGTCATTTACCGTAGTCTTACAGTCACCTTTCAAGATAtattacacaaaaaaaaaatttttctccatctcaaatgtgatgatttaCT is from Lates calcarifer isolate ASB-BC8 linkage group LG13, TLL_Latcal_v3, whole genome shotgun sequence and encodes:
- the rab11fip1a gene encoding rab11 family-interacting protein 1 isoform X2, with the translated sequence MSLADQSQQWFPTSVQVTVHQARNLRVKGKNGTNDAYAIIQVAKDKFSTSVAEKSVAPVWKEEASFDLPLFHPGNAERCTLYIIVMHRAQVGLDKFLGQAVVNLLDLHDNKSRKKTDWFKLVDKTGKEDKARGEVLLDIQFMRNNMSASMFDLSMQDKPRSRISKLKDKVRGKKKDGFSDSASAIVPSVSQVLTDSEGEADAQSLSQSPGVKKKSKLKTLFAPKSNLQRNISQSMSTLGTLPEKNSSLSGSRSSGLNVDSPEVKKKFKFLGHKRTGSSDSKVSQGPFSLLGRSKQSNSDLNNLCINGSHVYTEEAETKSGSTLSLNSSGQGSVEDVRKHTSDVSADSFKSIPVPTYRRESTDRAILEQQRHQEEEERRQAEERRIAEAKRQEEEEKYRAEAKRLQEEEERRYQEEQERKRRFLEDEARRKKQKEEEEERRRQEEERRMLEAAENQRLEEERHKAEEQKRQEEASMSDRLSTLFGMIRKKEEKKEEVQQHPKEELTTAAPRSDSKDPNQPISHHSTNPFEDIPLSLEPTVSTNESPADHLKSSRNPQTPSATVFLNRTAKVSAVKPRPHPVKPLTPVESQHATSTQAVKEIKVRDSTPGKIKVADSGESGPYTQLTQEELITLVVKQQTDLSKKDAKIIELEEYIDNLVLRVIEEKPSILQALSSSKPV